In Hemiscyllium ocellatum isolate sHemOce1 chromosome 2, sHemOce1.pat.X.cur, whole genome shotgun sequence, a single window of DNA contains:
- the LOC132828779 gene encoding transmembrane protein 215-like, giving the protein MRADNINPRTGLVVALVSVFLVFGFMFTVSGVRGETLGDIPLIAIGPAIFLPGLAAILLAKKTDGFSKWPAALCCGRNRRDTEGELLAAPSIEGSWQDMSKTSTRTQTPEVEEGGFSVDSRSLIRKSDQEAARRYLETYYPSGVFYNYCAFARLCSNRDSAFYTSVYSTRDSVVYSPRDSVPYGRYYCCYPSPGETQHVRLCWDYETIV; this is encoded by the coding sequence ATGAGAGCAGACAACATCAACCCCAGGACAGGGCTGGTGGTGGCTTTGGTCAGTGTCTTCCTGGTTTTTGGCTTCATGTTCACTGTGTCTGGAGTGAGAGGGGAGACTCTGGGAGACATCCCGCTCATTGCCATCGGGCCTGCTATCTTCCTGCCCGGCCTGGCTGCCATCCTGCTGGCCAAGAAGACCGATGGATTCTCCAAGTGGCCGGCAGCCCTGTGTTGTGGCCGGAACAGAAGGGATACCGAGGGAGAGCTCCTGGCTGCCCCGAGCATCGAGGGCAGCTGGCAGGACATGTCCAAGACCTCGACCAGGACCCAGACCCCCGAGGTCGAGGAGGGAGGCTTCTCTGTGGACTCCAGGAGCCTGATCCGCAAGAGCGACCAAGAGGCGGCCAGGAGATACTTAGAGACCTACTACCCATCCGGAGTCTTCTACAACTACTGCGCCTTCGCCCGGCTATGCTCCAACCGGGACAGCGCCTTCTACACCAGCGTCTACTCTACCCGGGACAGTGTGGTCTACTCCCCTCGGGACAGTGTTCCCTACGGCAGGTATTACTGCTGTTACCCCAGCCCGGGAGAAACCCAACATGTCAGACTTTGCTGGGACTACGAGACAATAGTGTGA